One Brachyhypopomus gauderio isolate BG-103 unplaced genomic scaffold, BGAUD_0.2 sc66, whole genome shotgun sequence DNA window includes the following coding sequences:
- the il10 gene encoding interleukin-10 isoform X1 gives MILLRALLPSLLTALLQMLRVCGGLPSQAESFTLLVLKDMRLSPLLLEFAECKRFNCKDKCCEFVEGFPVRLKALRSSYSEIRDYYEENDVIETALLNRTVLENVKSPYGCHVMKDILHFYLETVLPSAASEVKRHFKTPIDAIGNIFLELKRELVKCRSYFACQKPFEISTIQNSYNQMADKGLYKAMGELDLLFNYIEDYLASKRLNN, from the exons ATGATCCTCCTAAGGGCCCTCCTGCCTTCTCTTCTGACAGCACTGCTGCAAATGCTAAGAGTCTGTGGAGGGCTTCCCAGTCAGGCTGAAAGCTTTACGCTCCTCGTACTCAAAGATATGAGACTATCAC CACTGCTGCTCGAGTTCGCTGAATGCAAAAGATTCAACTGCAAAGACAAATGCTGTGAGTTTGTGGAGGGCTTCCCAGTCAGACTGAAAGCTTTACGCTCCTCGTACTCCGAGATACGAGACTATTAC GAGGAAAATGATGTGATTGAGACTGCACTATTAAACAGGACAGTGCTTGAAAATGTTAAA AGTCCATATGGATGTCATGTAATGAAGGACATTTTGCATTTTTACTTGGAAACCGTTTTACCAAGTGCTGCCTCAGAAGTCAAAAGGCACTTCAAAACGCCAATAGACGCGATCGGAAACATCTTTCTGGAGCTGAAGAGGGAGCTTGTAAAATGC AGGAGTTACTTCGCTTGTCAAAAACCATTTGAAATTTCAACCATCCAAAACTCATATAATCAA aTGGCGGATAAAGGATTATACAAAGCCATGGGAGAGCTGGATTTGTTGTTCAACTACATTGAAGATTATTTGGCATCAAAAAGACTTAACAACTAA
- the il10 gene encoding interleukin-10 isoform X2, which produces MGYKKDTSKYRSTSPPIGVQAALTKGSTASDGTPASTMILLRALLPSLLTALLLEFAECKRFNCKDKCCEFVEGFPVRLKALRSSYSEIRDYYEENDVIETALLNRTVLENVKSPYGCHVMKDILHFYLETVLPSAASEVKRHFKTPIDAIGNIFLELKRELVKCRSYFACQKPFEISTIQNSYNQMADKGLYKAMGELDLLFNYIEDYLASKRLNN; this is translated from the exons ATGGGGTATAAAAAAGACACCTCCAAGTACCGCAGCACATCTCCACCCATAGGGGTTCAGGCAGCTCTTACGAAAGGGTCAACAGCCAGTGACGGGACTCCAGCTTCAACAATGATCCTCCTACGGGCCCTCCTGCCTTCTCTTCTGACAGCACTGCTGCTCGAGTTCGCTGAATGCAAAAGATTCAACTGCAAAGACAAATGCTGTGAGTTTGTGGAGGGCTTCCCAGTCAGACTGAAAGCTTTACGCTCCTCGTACTCCGAGATACGAGACTATTAC GAGGAAAATGATGTGATTGAGACTGCACTATTAAACAGGACAGTGCTTGAAAATGTTAAA AGTCCATATGGATGTCATGTAATGAAGGACATTTTGCATTTTTACTTGGAAACCGTTTTACCAAGTGCTGCCTCAGAAGTCAAAAGGCACTTCAAAACGCCAATAGACGCGATCGGAAACATCTTTCTGGAGCTGAAGAGGGAGCTTGTAAAATGC AGGAGTTACTTCGCTTGTCAAAAACCATTTGAAATTTCAACCATCCAAAACTCATATAATCAA aTGGCGGATAAAGGATTATACAAAGCCATGGGAGAGCTGGATTTGTTGTTCAACTACATTGAAGATTATTTGGCATCAAAAAGACTTAACAACTAA